A window from Drosophila subobscura isolate 14011-0131.10 chromosome O, UCBerk_Dsub_1.0, whole genome shotgun sequence encodes these proteins:
- the LOC117897229 gene encoding shematrin-like protein 2, with protein sequence MRSWLLLGLYALLIAATVGQPLEQNAPAEKQLQEEQEERGERVSRQIGYGGYGGYGGYGGYGGGYGGYGNYGGYGGYGSYAGMRYPYYPYGNLYGSSLGLGLGGLTGSGYYGRPYGYGNGYNIGYPLIGGFGATAGGGLGGGIYGGAPFA encoded by the coding sequence ATGCGTAGCTGGCTTTTATTGGGATTATATGCGCTGCTAATCGCCGCAACAGTTGGCCAGCCGCTGGAGCAGAATGCGCCCGccgagaagcagctgcaggaggagcaggaggagcgaGGAGAGCGCGTGAGTCGCCAAATTGGCTATGGAGGATATGGTGGCTATGGAGGCTACGGTGGATATGGCGGAGGCTACGGTGGATATGGCAACTACGGTGGATATGGCGGCTACGGCAGCTACGCCGGCATGCGCTATCCTTATTATCCTTATGGCAATCTGTATGGCTCCAGCCTCGGGCTGGGACTGGGCGGACTGACTGGCAGCGGATATTATGGTCGTCCTTATGGTTATGGCAATGGCTATAATATTGGATATCCGCTCATTGGCGGCTTTGGTGCCACTGCCGGCGGCGGCCTCGGCGGCGGCATCTATGGCGGTGCACCGTTCGCTTAa
- the LOC117899684 gene encoding uncharacterized protein LOC117899684 yields MHATKLEEGDDREDMELNQIWRACRKIQGAIFRYNFDICADLKQHDPGCSGFVSEPIFSAVLGKYRKVAGMSETELRDVTDYFQIRDGRVAYRQFCKVVCSETLQKSAKTDLATGLEWNDPWHVNVIPQPEDRRRLCLILLKIAQESNIPLMPYFQDYELIAQNVGVVTVSHFSRVLHFMKIPLSEPDFLLLLRRYMKDGYLVNYVAFLKHIDNIVSYLKEHQLLDNSRDIIKDFPGRLVDLELSQLPAINGCKVVHPIFPDACNHTKKNRSQCDIIFCIQNYVYNNQVRTGEFLESFDTLRIGSITKNQFERALTNMGVGKYLSQRELAVLVDRYLDPMDINRVRWRNFVDEIDTVFTIKNLDKMPQCVVESPLRHIQELPRPGAVDWQAAPQSMRELCEEAMAKIRIRIRNRRLYLHPFFRSYDKLNSGHVHCNQTNQIFRTNGILLSNQELDAVLHRYGNELGFYYTKFLDDVDPAEYAMPSMVTKQQLQECPPFARDHVQPEVVSEETIIRILTSAKRQALTKGLAVIDFMTDYDRHREGEILESDFRRSLDNSGVSLNEEEVTILCNIFRSPRRTATVRYRDFCKALDEIFIQLESNMADQVVTAVPLLHLPNLDCVDCFLSFDERTICSQALMKLARKPDEISNLSQVFKDFDRESCGSITQNQFLRGLTVREMHQMLSSREFEAICKCFGMKRGLCLEFNYREFLKILDVLFTTGQVKRNY; encoded by the exons ATGCATGCGACCAAGCTAGAGGAGGGCGATGATAGG GAGGACATGGAACTGAATCAAATCTGGCGCGCCTGTCGTAAAATTCAAGGCGCCATTTTTCGTTATAACTTTGACATCTGTGCGGACCTGAAGCAGCACGATCCAGGATGCAGCGGCTTCGTATCgg AACCCATCTTCTCGGCGGTGCTGGGCAAATATCGCAAGGTGGCCGGCATGTCCGAGACCGAGCTGAGGGACGTCACGGACTACTTTCAAATACGCGATGGACGCGTCGCCTATCGTCAGTTCTGCAAGGTGGTCTGCAGCGAAA CTTTACAAAAGAGCGCCAAGACAGACCTGGCCACGGGCCTGGAGTGGAATGATCCCTGGCACGTGAATGTCATACCACAGCCGGAGGATCGTCGTCGATTGTGTCTGATTTTGCTCAAGATTGCACAGGAATCAAACATACCGCTGATGCCTTACTTTCAGGACTATGAACTG ATTGCTCAAAATGTGGGCGTGGTCACGGTGTCGCATTTCTCGCGTGTTTTGCACTTCATGAAGATACCGCTGTCGGAGCCggactttttgctgctgctgcgacgctACATGAAGGATGGCTATTTGGTCAATTATGTGGCCTTCCTGAAGCACATTGATAACATTGTTTCGTACCTAAAGGAACACCAGCTGCTGGATAACTCTCGG GACATCATTAAGGACTTTCCTGGTCGCTTGGTGGACTTGGAACTCTCGCAGCTGCCAGCCATCAATGGCTGCAAGGTGGTGCATCCCATCTTTCCGGATGCCTGCAATCACACCAAGAAGAATCGCAGCCAGTGTGACATTATCTTTTGCATACAGAACTATGTCTACAACAACCAAGTGCGCACCGGCGAGTTCCTGGAGAGCTTTGACACGCTGCGCATTGGCAGCATCACCAAGAATCAGTTCGAGCGCGCCCTGACCAACATGGGTGTGGGCAAGTATCTGTCGCAGCGGGAGCTGGCTGTGCTGGTGGATCGCTATCTGGATCCCATGGACATTAATCGCGTGCGTTGGCGCAATTTTGTGGATGAAATCGACACGG TCTTCACCATCAAAAACCTGGACAAGATGCCGCAGTGTGTGGTCGAGTCGCCGCTGCGTCACATCCAGGAGTTGCCACGACCTGGCGCCGTGGACTGGCAGGCGGCGCCGCAGAGCATGCGTGAGCTGTGCGAGGAGGCGATGGCCAAGATACGCATTCGCATACGCAATCGCCGCCTGTATCTGCATCCCTTCTTTCGCAGCTATGACAA ACTCAACAGCGGCCATGTGCACTGCAATCAAACCAATCAGATCTTTCGCACCAATGGCATCCTCCTGTCCAACCAGGAGCTCGATGCTGTGCTGCATCGCTATGGCAACGAGCTGGGCTTCTATTACACCAAGTTCCTGGACGATGTGGATCCGGCGGAGTATGCCATGCCCAGCATGGTgaccaagcagcagctgcaggaatgTCCGCCCTTCGCGCGGGACCATGTGCAGCCGGAGGTGGTCAGCGAGGAGACCATCATACGCATACTGACCAGTGCCAAGCGTCAGGCACTGACCAAGGGACTGGCCGTCATCGATTTCATGACCGATTACGATCGTCACCGCGAGGGCGAGATTCTGGAGTCGGACTTTAGGCGATCCCTCGACAATTCGGGCGTCAGCTTGAACGAGGAAGAGGTCACCATTCTGTGTAATAT CTTCCGTTCTCCGCGACGCACGGCCACCGTGCGCTATCGTGACTTCTGCAAGGCCCTGGATGAGATTTTCATCCAACTCGAATCGAATATGGCCGATCAGGTGGTGACTGCCGTGCCACTGCTGCATCTGCCCAATCTGGACTGTGTCGATTGCTTCCTCAGCTTCGATGAGCGCACCATTTGCTCGCAGGCACTGATGAAGCTCGCGCGCAAGCCCGACGAGATATCCAATCTGAGTCAGGTGTTCAAGGACTTTGATCGTGAGAGCTGCGGCTCCATTACACAGAATCAGTTCCTGCGCGGCCTCACCGTGCGCGAGATGCACCAGATGCTGAGCAGCCGCGAGTTTGAGGCCATCTGCAAGTGCTTTGGCATGAAGCGTGGCCTCTGCCTCGAGTTCAATTATCGCGAATTCCTGAAAATTCTCGACGTGCTCTTCACCACCGGCCAGGTGAAGCGTAACTATTAA